GCAGAGTTCCTTGTCGAGATAGACGAAAAGGCCGGGTTGCTGCCGCATCAACAACGTTATATTTTCAAGACGACCGACCGCATCCGAAGCAAGTTTTTCGATCCGCACCGCCTTGGCCTTTGCGTTCTCGCGCTCATCCTTCTGCGCTGCTGCTTGGGCGTCATACGCCCAGGCGCGATCGTGTGAGATCTTTTCTGCAATTCTCCGGGACTTCTCCGGATTGGGAACCCGAATCCGCGAGCGTTCAAGTTGCTGAACGTGTTGCAAATGGTCGCGTTGCTCATCACGCCGCCTCCGCGACTCTTCGATATCGGCATCCAGACGCATTACTACTTCACTCACCACGGCCTCAGAGACCTCGACCTGCTGCCTGATCTCCGCTATCACCCCCTCCAGCGTTTCAAGCTCCGCCAAACGCTCGTATTGGTCGCAGGTGGCACGCCTGGCGCCGAAGGGTAAGTTATCCCCGTAACGCTCAAGATTCGCCTCGATCTCCGTGTACGCCCTGTGGTAATCCTTAGCTGCTTCGTGCAGTGCCTCGATGATTCCCAGCCGGTAGTCCATGGCTGAAGAGGAACCTGCCAATTGCTCGGTGAGATAGGAGTCGACCTTTTCGCTGACCGACGCACCGGCACCAAGAACGCCGGCGCCTTTCACAAGGCCCTTGGCGATCGGCGAAGATGCTCTTTTGGCCGCCGCGTTCGCAAGAGATTTAACGACCGGCCCGAAAAATAGTTTGGCTGCCATAAAGATCCCTCTCCTTAAATTCGGCGATTGTTCGTGCTATCGAAACCCACCACCTGTGGCGGCAATACCCTGCCGTCGGCGTCCTGGCCGACGTATTTCAACTCCCAGGCGGTGAAGCTGATGCGTAGCGTCTCCACCGGGCGGGCGTGACCCCGGCTGCGGGCGCGCACCGCGTACTCGCTGATCAGGGCGTTGTGGAGCACGTACTCGGCAAACGGCTCGGCGCCGGCACCGTCTCCCGTCCGGGTGAGGTGAATGCGGATGGTTTGTCCGCGCCCGCAGCAGGCGCCGAGCACCAGGGCGGGCGTTGCGCGGTCACTGGTGCCGCGGAGTATGAGCTCCTGCAGCTCGGTGTTGCTGGCTTCGCGCCCGCCACGCCGACCCGTGGGCGATGTCACCCCGCGGGTCGCGCCGAACGCGATCTTCTCGATGGGTAACCATCCGAAGTACCCGGCGTCTGCAGCCGCGCCATGGATATCGGGTACTTCCATGGAAATGGACATGGGTTCCGCTCTCCCTGCTGGACATGTCTGTCCAGCCAGGTGCTGCGGGAGAGGGCGTTGTCAATCGCGACTGACGTCGCTCCTACGGGGCCGGGAGGGGTTGGTGTGGTCCTTCCCTGGTCCGTCGCCGGGCGATCCCCGGCACGCCCTCTCCGTGGGCAGTTGCTGGCTGGTGAGTATCAAGATAGGTCAGGAAGGAGTGGCGTGCAAGGCGCGCGGGACCACGGAGATGGCGCATCAAGATGCACCCTTCGGAGAACAGGCAACCGCGTCGTTGCGCTTCTCCAATGCCAACCTCTCTAGTCGCCTTTCTCCACAAGGAAGTAGTAGACCCCGTCGGCGTCCCAGTACTCCACCATGCGGTTGGCGGTTTTCTCGGTGAAGGCGAGGAAGTCCACCACCGAGTGGGGATCGGTGGCCAGCACCCGCAGCACCTGGCCCGTGTCCATGCGGACCAGCTCGCGCTTGGTGCGCAGAATCGGCAACGGGCAGTCCAGGCCGGTGACGTCGAGTTCGCGGTCGTGGTGTGCTGTCATGTCTGCCAGTCGGGGTCGGGCTTGGCGAACCGGGCGAGCGCGCAGGATAACACGGGCTGCCGGGAGATCGGTTATACTCGGCGCCGGTTTTCAACACATCGACGAGGTCGCCGATGAGCGAAAAGGATCAGGACAACAGGAAGGATCTCGACCCGCGCTCCTACACGGACAAGCAGGTCCTGGAGGAGCACTCCCGGGAACAGGTGGAGCGCTGGCGCCGGGAGGCGTTCGAGAAGCATCGGCGCTGGATGGACGTGATGAAGAACGATTACGGCAAGAGCTGACACCCGCACCGACGGTCCGGCACCCCTGCCATCGGGAGGTCAGTCCGCAGCATCGAAAAACGGCTCCAGAACGGCTGCCAGCGCCTCGGGTTGATCGTGATGGATCATGTGGCCGGCGGCGTCGATGCGCACTTCCTCGGCACCGATGATCCCGCGCCGCCGGGCCAGTTCCTCCTCACCGCCGAACCAGGACACGGTGCGCGAGTCATTGCCCACCACCCAGAGCGCCGACGCGGTGATGCATTGCCAGCACGCTTCGGCTTCGGCGAGCCGGTAGAGCACCGGATTGCGCCGTTTGTGGCCGGGGTCGGCGCGTAACTGCCAGCCATCACCGTGCGGGCGCAGCCAGGCGCCGGCGACGAACAGGGCACGGTCCACCGTGAGATGGGGATGCCGCTGCTGCAACCGTTGGGCGAACGCCTCCAGGGACTCCGGTTCGTGCAGTTCGGGCGGCGCGTGCCACTGGTCCAGCCAGCGGGCATAGTTATCCGGGGCTTCCTCCGGCTCCCGGGTGCGGGCACCGAACCCCTCCACCAGGGCCAGCCGGCGGATCCGCTGCGGGCGTACCCCGGCGTACAGCCCGGCGACGTTGCCGCCCATGCTGTGCCCCACGAGATCCACCGGCTCGTCGCCGGCGACGTGGTCCAGCAACCCATCCAGGTCCGCCAGGTAGTCCGGGAAGTAATACCCCCCCGGCACCCACTGGGAGCCCCCGAACCCCCGCCAGTCGGGCGCAACGATGCGACGCTCCCGCGCCAGGGCATCCACCAGGAACTGCCAGGTCTGCCCGGTATCCATCCAGCCATGCAGCAGGACCAGCGGCCGGCCCGTGGCCGGGCCCCAGCACCAGAGCCGGTGGCGCACACCGCGCAGACACAGGTCCTCCGCCCGCGGCACCCGCCGGGGCACGTACATCTGCGTGTCAGCCACCCCACCGCTCCCGGTGGGCCGGCTCGGTAAAGGACCACTCGTCGGCACTGAACTGCTCGCCGTCCACGTCCAGCAGCAGCCAGGCGGTGAAGCGGGCGACGTCGGCCGGGTCTTCCAGCTGGCCGGTGGCGTGCAGATCCATGAAGCGCTGGACCATGGGGAAGCGCTCCGGCGGCTGCTCGCGGATCAGCGCCTGCATGGGCGTGTCCACCACGCCGGGCCGCAGACTGCCGACGGCAATATCGCGGTCGGCGAGTTCCTGGCGCAGCACCTGATAGACCATGAACAGAGCGGCCTTGCCGGCACAGTAACTGCCCCAGCCCGGGTAGCCCTGGTGCGCGGCACCCGAGGACATGTGCAGCACCCGTCCACCCTGCAGGTTGGACAGTAGCCCCTGGGTGAGAAACAGCGGCGCCTCCACGTTGACGGCCTGGGCCTGGCGCCAGTCGTCCAGCAGCACGCCGGCCAGCGGACCGATGGGTTCCAGCATGCCGGCGTTGTGGACAATGCCGGCCAGGGGGCCGTCACCCACGGCGGCGATCACGTCGGCGCGACCCTCCGGCGTGGCGAGATCCGCCGGAACCCGGCTGATGCGCTTCGGATCCAGGGCGCAGGTCTTGTCCAGGGGTTCCCTGCGTCGGCCCACGGCAATGACCTCGACGTCCCGCCGCGCGAGTTCCTGACAGATCGACCGACCCAGGCCGCTGCCGCCTCCGGTAACAATGATGCGTTGTGTCACGCGTGCCTCCCGGCTGTTCATGAGCTTTCGTGATGGTACGTTACGGATAGTACTAAACTAGGGAAACGCTGCGTAATTCCCGCACGCCTCATCGCGTCACGCCATCGCTCCGTACCGGTGGCGCACACGAGGCGACATAACAATACGGGCCAATACCCGGCCGACAACCACCGAACAATCCCTGCCCAGGAGGAGAAACCAATGAGCTACGCGTCCGTCTACCAGCGCTCCATCACTGACCCGGAAGGCTTCTGGCGGGACCAGGCGGCGGAACTGGACTGGTTCAGCCCACCCACCGACATCGTGGGCCAGGACGATCAGGGACTGTACCGGTGGTTCCGCGGTGGCGAACTGAACATGGCGCACCTGGCGCTGGATTACCACGTCAACCAGGGTCGCGGTGACCAGCTCGCCATAATTCACGACTCGCCGGTGACGGACAGTCAGCAGCGCTATACCTACCGTGAACTCCGTGACGCCGTTGCCACCTGCGCCGGCGCGCTGCGCGAGCTGGGGGTTACCAAGGGTGACCGGGTGGTGATCTACATGCCCATGATCCCCGAGGCATTGATCAGCATGCTCGCCTGCGCCCGCCTGGGCGCCATCCATGCGGTGGTCTTCGGCGGCTTCGCGCCCCACGAGCTGGCGGTGCGTATCGACGACGCCAAGCCAAGGGCATTGCTCACCGCCAGCTGCGGCATGGAGTTCGCCAAGGTCATTCCGTACAAGCCGCTGGTGGACGAGGCC
The DNA window shown above is from Aquisalimonas sp. 2447 and carries:
- a CDS encoding type VI secretion system tube protein Hcp, coding for MSISMEVPDIHGAAADAGYFGWLPIEKIAFGATRGVTSPTGRRGGREASNTELQELILRGTSDRATPALVLGACCGRGQTIRIHLTRTGDGAGAEPFAEYVLHNALISEYAVRARSRGHARPVETLRISFTAWELKYVGQDADGRVLPPQVVGFDSTNNRRI
- a CDS encoding sulfurtransferase TusA family protein; this encodes MTAHHDRELDVTGLDCPLPILRTKRELVRMDTGQVLRVLATDPHSVVDFLAFTEKTANRMVEYWDADGVYYFLVEKGD
- a CDS encoding alpha/beta fold hydrolase → MADTQMYVPRRVPRAEDLCLRGVRHRLWCWGPATGRPLVLLHGWMDTGQTWQFLVDALARERRIVAPDWRGFGGSQWVPGGYYFPDYLADLDGLLDHVAGDEPVDLVGHSMGGNVAGLYAGVRPQRIRRLALVEGFGARTREPEEAPDNYARWLDQWHAPPELHEPESLEAFAQRLQQRHPHLTVDRALFVAGAWLRPHGDGWQLRADPGHKRRNPVLYRLAEAEACWQCITASALWVVGNDSRTVSWFGGEEELARRRGIIGAEEVRIDAAGHMIHHDQPEALAAVLEPFFDAAD
- a CDS encoding SDR family NAD(P)-dependent oxidoreductase produces the protein MTQRIIVTGGGSGLGRSICQELARRDVEVIAVGRRREPLDKTCALDPKRISRVPADLATPEGRADVIAAVGDGPLAGIVHNAGMLEPIGPLAGVLLDDWRQAQAVNVEAPLFLTQGLLSNLQGGRVLHMSSGAAHQGYPGWGSYCAGKAALFMVYQVLRQELADRDIAVGSLRPGVVDTPMQALIREQPPERFPMVQRFMDLHATGQLEDPADVARFTAWLLLDVDGEQFSADEWSFTEPAHRERWGG